In one Paraburkholderia megapolitana genomic region, the following are encoded:
- a CDS encoding acyl-CoA dehydrogenase family protein → MSASVQTDLHSALAWPFFEDHHRVLASDIESWAATHLRDVPHDDVDATCRKLVRDLGAAGWLKYGVGGTAYGGHGDGIDARAVCLLRETLAKHSGLADFALAMQGLGSGAISLAGTHEQKSRYLPRVANGTALAAFALSEPDAGSDVAALALSARLDGDDWVLDGEKTWISNGGIADFYVVFARTGEAPGARGISAFIVDADTPGLQIAERIDVIAPHPLARLHFAGARVPRSQLLGTPGEGFKIAMRTLDIFRTSVAAASLGFARRAMAEGLTRAASRKMFGQTLGDFQLTQAKLAQMALTIDSSALLVYRAAWLRDQGENVTREAAMAKWHASEGAQQVIDAAVQLWGGMGVQSGTVVETLYREIRALRIYEGATEVQQLIVGRDVLKAHAASMEQAR, encoded by the coding sequence GTGAGCGCATCCGTTCAAACCGATCTGCACAGCGCGCTCGCGTGGCCGTTCTTCGAGGACCACCACCGCGTGCTCGCTTCCGACATCGAAAGTTGGGCCGCCACTCATCTGCGCGACGTACCGCACGACGACGTCGATGCGACCTGCCGCAAGCTCGTACGCGATCTCGGCGCTGCCGGCTGGCTGAAGTACGGCGTCGGTGGCACGGCCTACGGCGGTCACGGCGACGGCATCGATGCACGCGCCGTCTGCCTGCTGCGCGAAACGCTCGCAAAACATTCCGGGCTCGCTGACTTCGCGCTCGCGATGCAGGGGCTTGGTTCCGGTGCGATCTCCCTGGCAGGTACGCATGAACAGAAGTCACGCTACCTGCCGCGCGTCGCGAACGGCACTGCCCTCGCCGCCTTTGCGCTCTCGGAGCCCGACGCCGGTTCGGACGTCGCAGCGCTTGCGCTGTCCGCGCGCCTCGACGGTGACGATTGGGTGCTCGACGGCGAAAAGACGTGGATTTCCAATGGCGGCATCGCCGATTTCTACGTGGTCTTCGCCCGCACCGGCGAAGCGCCGGGCGCACGCGGTATCAGCGCATTCATCGTCGACGCCGATACGCCGGGCCTGCAGATCGCCGAACGCATCGATGTGATCGCGCCGCACCCGCTCGCACGACTGCATTTCGCAGGCGCACGCGTGCCGCGCAGCCAGCTGCTCGGCACGCCTGGCGAAGGCTTCAAGATCGCCATGCGCACACTCGATATCTTCCGCACGTCGGTGGCCGCCGCATCGCTCGGCTTCGCACGCCGCGCGATGGCAGAGGGACTTACTCGCGCCGCGTCGCGCAAGATGTTCGGCCAGACGCTCGGCGATTTCCAGTTGACGCAGGCAAAGCTTGCACAGATGGCGCTGACGATCGACAGCAGCGCCCTACTCGTCTATCGCGCGGCATGGCTGCGCGATCAGGGCGAAAACGTCACACGTGAAGCCGCGATGGCGAAGTGGCACGCAAGCGAGGGCGCCCAGCAGGTAATCGACGCAGCCGTACAACTGTGGGGCGGCATGGGCGTGCAAAGCGGTACCGTCGTCGAAACGCTGTATCGCGAGATCCGCGCGCTGCGCATCTACGAAGGCGCTACCGAAGTGCAGCAGTTGATTGTCGGGCGCGATGTGCTGAAGGCGCACGCCGCAAGCATGGAGCAAGCGCGATGA
- a CDS encoding RidA family protein, whose translation MKQALLPAGWTPPRGYANGVAASGVQVFIAGQIGWDAQNNFHTDVFAEQAVRALQNVVAVLHEAGGKPEHLVRMTWYVTDKREYLASLKDIGRAFRELIGDYDIAMSAVQVVALIEDRAKVEIEATAVIPHEAQ comes from the coding sequence ATGAAACAAGCTCTTCTGCCTGCCGGCTGGACGCCGCCGCGCGGTTATGCGAACGGCGTTGCGGCTAGCGGCGTTCAGGTGTTCATCGCCGGTCAGATCGGCTGGGACGCGCAAAACAACTTTCACACCGATGTATTCGCCGAACAGGCTGTCCGGGCGCTACAGAACGTCGTGGCCGTGCTGCACGAAGCCGGCGGCAAACCCGAACATCTGGTGCGCATGACCTGGTACGTCACCGACAAGCGCGAGTACCTCGCCTCGCTAAAGGACATCGGCCGGGCGTTCCGCGAGCTGATCGGCGACTACGACATCGCCATGAGCGCGGTCCAGGTCGTCGCGTTGATCGAGGATCGCGCGAAGGTCGAGATCGAAGCCACCGCAGTCATTCCCCACGAAGCGCAGTAA
- a CDS encoding alpha/beta fold hydrolase, protein MSDQINSRRRRLLGTTMAGISLMELGLSGLARAQSTDTPAGSHTVSFENLRQVNAGTLSIGYAEAGPQNGTVVILLHGWPYDIYSFAEVTPLLAAAGYRVIVPYLRGYGSTRFLSADTPRNGQQAVIAVDIIALMDALKIDQAIFGGFDWGARTANIIAALWPQRCKAMVSVSGYLIGSQEANQTPLPPKAEQTWWYLFYFATERGHAGYDANRHDFNKLIWRTASPKWNFDDATYDRSAESFNNPDHVAVVIHNYRWRLGLVKGEAQYDDLEQRLAKAPTISVPTITMEGDANGAPHPDPAAYAKKFTGKYAHRNIGGGIGHNLPQEAPKAFADAVIDVARF, encoded by the coding sequence ATGTCTGACCAGATCAACAGTCGTCGGCGGCGTCTGCTCGGCACGACGATGGCCGGTATCAGCCTGATGGAACTGGGGTTGAGTGGACTCGCTCGTGCGCAGTCCACCGACACGCCTGCGGGCTCCCACACCGTTTCGTTCGAGAACCTGCGGCAAGTCAACGCGGGCACGCTCAGCATCGGCTACGCGGAAGCGGGTCCGCAGAATGGAACGGTTGTTATCCTGCTGCACGGCTGGCCCTACGACATTTATAGCTTCGCCGAGGTCACGCCGTTGCTCGCGGCCGCCGGCTACCGGGTCATCGTGCCGTATCTGCGCGGGTATGGATCGACGCGGTTTCTCTCTGCTGATACACCGCGCAATGGTCAACAGGCAGTCATTGCAGTAGACATCATTGCGCTGATGGACGCCCTGAAAATCGATCAGGCTATTTTCGGCGGTTTCGACTGGGGTGCCCGCACGGCAAATATCATCGCCGCATTGTGGCCGCAGCGCTGCAAGGCGATGGTGTCGGTGAGCGGTTATCTGATCGGCAGCCAGGAAGCCAACCAGACACCGCTGCCGCCGAAGGCCGAGCAGACATGGTGGTATCTGTTCTATTTCGCCACCGAGCGCGGCCACGCCGGCTACGACGCAAACCGCCACGATTTCAACAAGCTGATCTGGCGCACCGCATCGCCGAAATGGAATTTCGACGATGCGACGTACGATCGTTCCGCCGAGTCGTTCAACAACCCGGATCATGTCGCGGTGGTGATTCACAACTATCGCTGGCGTCTGGGGCTCGTTAAAGGCGAAGCGCAATACGACGACCTCGAGCAGCGCCTGGCGAAGGCGCCGACTATTTCCGTTCCGACCATCACGATGGAAGGCGATGCCAATGGTGCGCCACATCCGGACCCTGCCGCCTATGCGAAGAAGTTCACGGGCAAGTATGCGCATCGAAACATCGGCGGCGGCATAGGGCATAACCTGCCGCAGGAAGCGCCGAAGGCGTTCGCCGATGCGGTCATCGATGTCGCGCGTTTTTAG
- a CDS encoding AraC family transcriptional regulator, producing MNPVGKALWFIESHFAKELTLDDIANGGCVSRFHLARAFEAATGYPVMRYVRGRRLTEAARHLADGAPDILAVAVEAGYGSHEAFTRAFREQFGLTPEAVRAQGRVDGLTLMEPLRMNQTLLTDLAPPRFETGAPLCIAGLSERYTCDTSSGIPAQWQRFSAHFGNVSGQVGMVAYGVCYNADESGNFDYMCGVEVRDFSGVSAPLTHLRIPGQRYAVFAHREHVSTIRRTWSTIWNKWLPESGHAPADAPSFERYDEAFDPVTGMGGFEIWLPLKS from the coding sequence ATGAACCCGGTAGGCAAGGCACTCTGGTTTATCGAAAGCCACTTCGCGAAAGAGCTGACGCTCGATGACATCGCGAACGGCGGATGCGTGTCGCGCTTTCATCTGGCGCGCGCATTCGAAGCGGCAACCGGCTACCCCGTGATGCGCTATGTACGCGGACGCCGGTTGACGGAAGCGGCCCGGCACCTGGCCGACGGTGCGCCGGATATCCTGGCGGTCGCGGTCGAAGCGGGCTACGGCTCTCATGAGGCATTCACGCGCGCGTTTCGCGAGCAGTTCGGGCTCACGCCCGAGGCGGTGCGCGCACAGGGCCGTGTCGACGGTCTCACTCTCATGGAGCCGCTCAGAATGAATCAAACCTTGCTCACCGATCTGGCGCCGCCGCGCTTCGAAACAGGTGCTCCGCTTTGCATCGCGGGGCTCAGCGAACGCTACACGTGCGACACCAGCTCCGGCATTCCCGCGCAATGGCAACGCTTTTCCGCTCACTTCGGCAACGTATCCGGCCAGGTCGGTATGGTCGCGTACGGCGTCTGCTACAACGCCGATGAAAGCGGCAATTTCGACTACATGTGCGGCGTCGAAGTACGCGATTTTTCTGGCGTGTCGGCGCCCCTCACACATCTGCGAATTCCCGGGCAGCGCTATGCGGTGTTTGCGCATCGCGAGCATGTTTCGACGATCCGCCGCACGTGGAGCACGATCTGGAACAAGTGGCTGCCGGAGTCGGGCCATGCGCCCGCCGACGCGCCCTCGTTCGAGCGCTACGACGAAGCGTTCGATCCTGTCACCGGTATGGGCGGTTTCGAAATCTGGTTGCCGCTGAAAAGCTGA
- a CDS encoding VOC family protein, with amino-acid sequence MSRPDPYLMFDGNCTEAMRFYERTLGGKIEAMLKTSDTPIAHQMPAASAGRIMHAALEFDGGMLMASDTMMGEPYEGMKGFMLALRYSTVAEAERVFAALSEGGNVTMPMQKTFWAESFGMVVDRFGTSWAINGVPVAPDALCKQS; translated from the coding sequence ATGTCGAGACCCGATCCGTACCTGATGTTCGACGGCAATTGCACAGAAGCCATGCGTTTCTACGAACGCACGCTGGGCGGCAAGATCGAGGCCATGCTGAAAACCAGCGACACCCCGATCGCGCACCAGATGCCGGCCGCCAGCGCCGGGCGTATCATGCACGCGGCACTCGAATTCGATGGCGGGATGTTGATGGCGTCGGACACGATGATGGGCGAGCCGTATGAAGGCATGAAGGGTTTCATGCTGGCGCTGCGGTATTCGACCGTTGCCGAAGCGGAACGCGTCTTTGCCGCACTCAGCGAGGGCGGTAACGTCACGATGCCGATGCAAAAGACCTTCTGGGCCGAGTCGTTTGGCATGGTGGTCGATCGCTTTGGTACGTCGTGGGCAATCAACGGTGTGCCGGTCGCACCCGATGCGCTGTGCAAGCAGTCGTAG
- a CDS encoding acyl-CoA thioesterase: MNAATFDMPVRIRFGHCDPAGIVYFPHYLVLTNALVEDWFTDRLGIDYAHLIAQRRTGLPIVKLDCEFSRPSRMGETVTLSLTLASVGRRSLAIDIVCRCGDELRFRAHQVLVTTSLESGRSIDIPDDIAAALAAFAPTSLSTDTTDNEETRS; the protein is encoded by the coding sequence ATGAACGCCGCGACGTTCGACATGCCGGTGCGCATCCGCTTCGGCCATTGCGATCCGGCCGGCATCGTGTACTTCCCGCATTACCTGGTGCTCACCAACGCGCTTGTCGAAGACTGGTTCACCGATCGCCTCGGCATCGACTACGCGCATCTGATCGCACAGCGCCGTACCGGCCTGCCGATCGTCAAGCTCGACTGCGAGTTCTCGCGCCCGAGCCGGATGGGCGAGACCGTTACGCTGTCGCTCACGCTCGCATCGGTTGGTCGTCGTTCGCTCGCGATCGACATCGTGTGCCGGTGCGGCGACGAGTTGCGTTTTCGCGCGCATCAGGTGCTGGTGACAACGTCACTTGAAAGCGGTCGCTCGATCGATATACCCGACGATATCGCGGCCGCACTCGCAGCATTCGCACCGACATCCCTCTCTACCGACACTACCGATAACGAGGAAACCCGCTCATGA
- a CDS encoding DHA2 family efflux MFS transporter permease subunit, with the protein MTHNIEGRKRWLALIVLCLGVLMIVLDTTIVNVALPSIATDLGFSETSLVWVVNAYMLTFGGFLLLGGRLGDLYGHRRLFLGGIVLFTVASLACGLSNSQVLLVCARAVQGLGGAVVSAVSLSLIMNLFTEPAERAKAMGIYGFVCAGGGSIGVLLGGLLTNVLSWHWIFLVNLPIGIAVYALCIGLLPDGRGHAEGEKLDVAGAATITVSLMLAVYAIVNGNEAGWTSAQTLGLLAVAVVLFAVFLLIEARVQHPLMPLGLFRLRNVAVANVAAVLWAAAMFAWFFISALYLQRVLGYRPLQVGLAFLPANVIMAFFSLGLSAKFVMRFGIRIPLAVGLGIAAVGLLLFARAPVDGHFVVDTLPGMLLLGFGAGIAFNPMLLAAMSDVEPGESGLASGMVNTSFMMGGALGLAVLASLAAARSETLSAAHAPEAVALNGGYHVAFVFGAVFAALAALVGGLFLRVGRHAGAPEAAHGAQADDTGAATGNT; encoded by the coding sequence ATGACCCACAATATAGAGGGCCGCAAGCGCTGGCTCGCGCTCATTGTGCTCTGTCTCGGCGTGCTGATGATCGTGCTCGACACGACCATCGTTAATGTCGCACTGCCGTCGATCGCAACCGATCTCGGCTTCTCCGAGACCTCGCTCGTGTGGGTTGTGAATGCATACATGCTGACGTTTGGCGGCTTTCTGCTGCTGGGCGGGCGCCTCGGCGACCTGTATGGGCACCGCAGGCTGTTTCTCGGTGGCATCGTGCTGTTTACGGTGGCGTCGCTTGCGTGTGGGCTCTCGAACTCGCAGGTGCTGCTGGTCTGTGCGCGCGCTGTGCAGGGGTTGGGTGGCGCGGTGGTGTCGGCGGTGTCGCTGTCGTTGATCATGAATCTGTTCACCGAGCCCGCTGAGCGCGCGAAGGCGATGGGCATCTACGGCTTCGTGTGCGCGGGCGGCGGCAGTATCGGTGTGCTGCTCGGCGGCCTGCTGACCAACGTACTGAGCTGGCACTGGATCTTCCTCGTCAATCTGCCTATCGGCATTGCGGTTTACGCATTGTGTATCGGCCTGCTGCCCGACGGCCGCGGCCATGCGGAAGGCGAAAAGCTCGACGTGGCCGGCGCCGCGACAATCACAGTTTCGCTGATGCTCGCGGTCTATGCGATCGTCAATGGCAACGAGGCAGGCTGGACTTCGGCACAAACGCTCGGGCTGCTGGCCGTCGCGGTCGTGCTGTTTGCGGTGTTCCTGCTGATCGAGGCACGCGTACAGCATCCGCTGATGCCGCTCGGCCTGTTCCGCCTGCGCAACGTCGCGGTGGCCAACGTGGCTGCTGTGCTATGGGCCGCGGCGATGTTCGCGTGGTTCTTCATCTCGGCACTGTATCTGCAGCGCGTACTCGGTTACCGGCCGCTGCAGGTCGGCCTCGCCTTCCTTCCCGCCAACGTGATCATGGCGTTCTTCTCGCTGGGCCTGTCGGCAAAATTCGTGATGCGCTTCGGTATCCGGATACCGCTCGCCGTGGGGCTCGGTATCGCTGCCGTGGGTCTGTTGCTGTTTGCTCGCGCACCGGTCGATGGACACTTCGTCGTCGACACCTTGCCCGGCATGCTGCTGCTCGGCTTCGGTGCCGGCATCGCGTTCAACCCAATGCTGCTCGCCGCCATGAGCGACGTCGAACCGGGCGAGTCGGGTCTTGCTTCGGGTATGGTCAACACCTCGTTCATGATGGGCGGCGCACTCGGTCTCGCCGTGCTGGCAAGTCTCGCCGCGGCACGCAGTGAAACGCTCTCTGCGGCACACGCGCCGGAAGCGGTGGCGCTAAACGGCGGTTATCACGTGGCGTTCGTGTTTGGCGCGGTGTTTGCGGCGCTCGCAGCACTCGTGGGTGGGCTCTTTCTGCGCGTGGGCCGGCACGCAGGTGCGCCCGAAGCAGCGCACGGCGCGCAGGCCGACGACACCGGTGCGGCAACCGGCAATACGTGA
- a CDS encoding DUF4148 domain-containing protein produces MKVIQSLIVAAVVALPALSFAQSNQPLTRAEVRAQLVELEQAGYNPSSDQTQYPANIQAAQARLDAQKGLTASSYGSAAAGTSASGFHSSEDNVVGLGPIYAKP; encoded by the coding sequence ATGAAAGTTATTCAATCGCTCATCGTCGCTGCTGTTGTCGCTCTCCCGGCCCTGTCGTTCGCCCAATCGAATCAACCGTTGACCCGCGCGGAAGTCCGCGCACAACTGGTCGAACTGGAACAGGCCGGCTACAACCCCTCCAGCGATCAAACGCAATATCCGGCGAACATCCAGGCAGCTCAGGCACGTCTCGATGCCCAGAAGGGCCTGACGGCATCGTCGTATGGCTCAGCAGCGGCAGGCACCTCGGCGTCGGGCTTCCACTCGTCGGAAGACAATGTCGTCGGTCTCGGCCCGATTTACGCCAAGCCGTAA
- a CDS encoding AMP-binding protein: protein MEPSAHVDTFARDHLPPQSQWPVFLLDNPELAYPARFNCATELLDRTIETGHRDRPAIWSEVDGKPHATTYGELLALVNRTAHVLTDKMGLQPGNRVLLRGPNTLQMAVACLAALKAGLVAVPTMPLLRAKELKQIVDKAEVSAALCDARLADELARCRDPQDEFFCPGLTKVCLFHNDAPDSLDTLATTQPDHYDACDTAADDVCLIAFTSGTTGAPKGCMHFHRDVLAMCDLFPRHVLKPSADDIFCGTPPLAFTFGLGGVLCFPLRVGASTVLIEKLTPETLLQTVERFRATVMFTAPTFYRQMAPLIRRFDTSSLVKTVSAGEALPDSTRELWRNASGIEMIDGIGGTELIHIFISSEGANVRPHAIGRAIPGYTVCAVDDDMQPVPPGQIGKLAVRGPTGCRYLADDRQLKFVRDGWNLPGDAVYLDEDGYVFYQARADDMIVSSGYNISGPEVESVLMQHAAVAECGVIGVPDETRGQIVKAFVVLHPGFNAGDTLATELQDFVKRTVAPYKYPRVIAFVDALPRTETGKLKRFALRTM, encoded by the coding sequence ATGGAACCGTCTGCACACGTCGACACTTTTGCGCGCGATCATCTGCCGCCGCAGTCGCAATGGCCGGTGTTTCTGCTCGACAACCCGGAGCTCGCTTATCCGGCGCGCTTTAACTGCGCGACCGAACTGCTCGACCGCACGATCGAAACGGGACATCGCGACCGGCCGGCGATCTGGTCTGAAGTCGACGGCAAGCCGCACGCCACGACGTACGGCGAACTGCTCGCGCTGGTGAACCGCACAGCACACGTACTGACGGACAAGATGGGTTTACAGCCCGGCAATCGCGTGCTGCTGCGTGGACCGAACACGTTGCAGATGGCGGTGGCATGTCTTGCTGCGCTGAAAGCGGGTCTCGTCGCCGTACCGACGATGCCGCTGCTGCGCGCCAAGGAACTCAAACAGATCGTCGACAAGGCCGAAGTCTCGGCCGCGCTGTGCGACGCCCGGCTCGCCGATGAACTGGCGCGTTGCCGCGATCCACAAGACGAGTTCTTCTGCCCCGGGCTCACGAAGGTTTGTCTCTTTCACAACGACGCACCCGATTCGCTCGACACGCTCGCCACTACACAACCGGACCATTACGACGCGTGCGACACCGCCGCCGACGATGTCTGCCTGATCGCATTCACCAGCGGTACAACTGGCGCGCCGAAGGGCTGCATGCATTTTCATCGCGACGTACTCGCGATGTGCGACCTGTTTCCGCGCCATGTGCTGAAGCCCTCCGCAGATGACATCTTCTGCGGCACGCCGCCGCTCGCGTTCACGTTCGGACTCGGTGGAGTGCTGTGCTTTCCGCTGCGTGTCGGCGCATCGACGGTATTGATCGAGAAGCTGACACCGGAGACGCTGCTGCAAACCGTCGAACGCTTTCGCGCGACCGTCATGTTCACCGCGCCGACCTTCTACCGGCAGATGGCGCCGCTGATCAGACGCTTCGATACGTCGAGTCTCGTCAAGACAGTATCGGCCGGCGAAGCGCTGCCCGACTCGACGCGCGAACTGTGGCGCAATGCGAGCGGGATCGAGATGATCGACGGTATCGGCGGGACGGAGTTGATCCACATTTTCATTTCGTCGGAAGGCGCGAACGTACGGCCGCATGCCATTGGTCGCGCGATACCGGGTTACACGGTGTGCGCGGTCGACGACGACATGCAGCCCGTGCCGCCCGGCCAGATCGGTAAGCTCGCTGTGCGCGGACCAACCGGCTGCCGCTATCTCGCCGACGACCGGCAGTTGAAGTTCGTGCGCGACGGCTGGAACCTGCCCGGCGATGCTGTCTACCTCGACGAAGACGGCTACGTGTTCTACCAGGCGCGCGCCGACGACATGATTGTTTCGTCGGGCTACAACATCTCCGGGCCGGAAGTGGAGAGCGTGCTGATGCAGCATGCGGCCGTTGCGGAGTGCGGTGTGATCGGTGTGCCGGACGAAACCCGCGGACAGATCGTGAAGGCATTTGTCGTGCTGCATCCGGGCTTCAACGCAGGCGACACGCTCGCTACCGAGTTGCAGGACTTCGTCAAACGCACCGTCGCGCCGTACAAATACCCACGCGTGATCGCCTTTGTCGACGCGTTACCGCGCACCGAAACGGGCAAGTTGAAGCGCTTTGCATTGCGCACGATGTAA
- a CDS encoding glutathione S-transferase family protein has translation MLTVHHLNNSRSQRVLWLLEELGVPYEIKRYERDPKTMLAPPELRAIHPLGKSPVITDDGQTIAESGAIIEYLLDRYGNGRLAPPAGTPERQRFTYWMHYAEGSLMPPMLLKLVALRIASAPMPFFAKPIARKISSTLQSSFVDPQIGLHLSYIDDALRPTGWFVGNDLSAADIQMSFPLEAATARGGFKDKFPALNSFVERIHARPAYKRALERGGPYQLLS, from the coding sequence ATGCTGACTGTCCATCACCTGAACAACTCCCGTTCGCAGCGCGTCCTGTGGCTGCTCGAAGAACTCGGTGTGCCATACGAGATCAAGCGCTACGAGCGCGATCCGAAGACGATGCTCGCTCCGCCCGAACTGCGCGCGATCCATCCGCTTGGCAAATCGCCGGTCATTACCGACGATGGGCAAACCATCGCCGAATCCGGCGCGATCATCGAATACCTGCTGGACCGCTATGGCAACGGCCGGCTCGCGCCGCCGGCAGGCACACCCGAACGCCAGCGCTTCACCTACTGGATGCATTACGCGGAAGGATCTCTGATGCCGCCGATGCTGCTGAAGCTCGTTGCGTTGCGCATCGCGAGCGCGCCGATGCCGTTCTTTGCGAAGCCGATTGCGAGGAAGATCTCCAGCACGTTGCAATCGAGTTTCGTCGATCCGCAGATTGGATTGCATCTGTCGTATATCGACGATGCGCTGCGGCCAACTGGCTGGTTTGTTGGCAACGATCTCAGCGCCGCCGATATCCAGATGAGTTTTCCGCTCGAGGCTGCTACAGCGCGCGGCGGCTTCAAGGACAAATTCCCCGCGCTGAACAGCTTCGTCGAACGGATTCATGCACGGCCCGCGTATAAGCGCGCGCTCGAACGCGGCGGTCCGTACCAACTGCTGAGCTAA
- a CDS encoding cytochrome P450: MNFASFSSPAFFTDPYPIYEKVREAGPLLPVAPNVLVTGRFEIIDALLRDRRMGKTYLQSVSVRYGEAATQYPVFQALSRTFLMMNPPSHTRLRTLLMKAFNAKQIEKLREIVEMTSDDLLARIGSKAEFDLVAEYALPLPVEIICRLLGISPADGLKLGAAASRLIAAFDLAPLDEARLAEANEAALTLEWYFRQVVEQRRASPGDDIISSLVSVEDDGATLSDEEIISNVILLFIAGHETTSNMIGNAFIALFRQPVQLLALKRDPALIPKAITECMRYDSSVQMVVRTALEDVAIGDATLARGTIVFMLVGAANRDPAVFAHPDQLDFSREGNVPSLAFGGGIHYCLGARLAQLEIEVAIGALLSRFPDMQPTNLDQLIWHPRNNLRGVESLRVVTAAA, translated from the coding sequence ATGAATTTCGCAAGCTTTTCATCGCCGGCCTTTTTCACCGATCCTTACCCGATATACGAGAAGGTGCGTGAAGCGGGCCCGCTGCTGCCCGTTGCGCCCAACGTCCTGGTGACGGGCCGTTTTGAAATCATCGATGCGTTGCTGCGCGACCGGCGCATGGGCAAAACCTATCTGCAAAGCGTGAGCGTGCGTTACGGGGAAGCGGCGACCCAGTACCCCGTGTTTCAGGCATTGAGCCGGACCTTCCTGATGATGAATCCGCCTTCTCACACCAGGTTGAGAACGCTTCTGATGAAGGCTTTCAATGCGAAACAGATTGAAAAGCTGAGGGAAATCGTCGAGATGACGAGCGACGATCTTCTCGCCAGGATCGGCTCGAAAGCCGAATTCGATCTGGTTGCCGAATACGCATTGCCGTTGCCGGTTGAAATCATTTGTCGTCTGCTGGGTATTTCGCCGGCGGATGGCCTGAAACTCGGCGCGGCAGCCAGCCGTCTGATCGCCGCATTCGATCTCGCGCCGCTCGACGAAGCGCGGCTAGCCGAGGCGAACGAAGCCGCGCTCACGCTTGAATGGTATTTCCGGCAAGTGGTCGAGCAGCGGCGTGCCAGCCCTGGCGACGACATCATTTCCTCGCTGGTGAGCGTCGAGGACGACGGCGCGACGCTGAGCGACGAGGAAATCATTTCGAACGTGATCCTGTTGTTCATCGCCGGCCACGAAACCACGTCGAACATGATCGGCAATGCATTTATCGCACTGTTCCGTCAGCCGGTGCAGCTCCTTGCGCTCAAGCGCGACCCAGCACTGATTCCGAAGGCGATCACGGAATGCATGCGTTACGACAGCTCGGTTCAGATGGTGGTACGTACCGCGCTTGAGGACGTCGCGATCGGTGACGCTACCCTCGCACGCGGAACCATCGTGTTCATGCTGGTCGGCGCGGCGAATCGCGACCCCGCGGTGTTTGCGCATCCCGATCAGCTCGATTTCAGCCGCGAGGGCAACGTACCGTCACTGGCGTTTGGCGGCGGCATTCACTATTGCCTCGGCGCGCGGCTCGCGCAGCTTGAAATCGAAGTGGCGATCGGCGCGTTGCTGAGTCGCTTTCCGGACATGCAACCGACCAATCTGGATCAGTTGATCTGGCATCCGCGCAATAACCTGCGGGGCGTGGAGTCGCTGCGGGTGGTGACCGCCGCAGCCTGA
- a CDS encoding winged helix-turn-helix transcriptional regulator: MAIKRSYNDGCASSHALDLVGERWALLVVRELVLGPKRFTDLRAGLPTISPNVLTQRLDELELAAVVRRRQLPPPAGVWVYELTEWGQELGPIMMELGRWGARSPTLPRDLPMSIDSLILSFRTMFDEDAAAGLDARYELRMGAYRFDARIDDGQLAIGRGNADQPDAIIESDPDTLAAIAYGGRKLDEALRAGDVQIEGNKAAVKRFLSLFTLPEPAAPSERAQLDAANG; the protein is encoded by the coding sequence ATGGCCATCAAACGAAGCTATAACGACGGTTGCGCAAGTTCGCATGCGCTCGATCTGGTCGGCGAACGATGGGCGCTGCTCGTCGTGCGCGAACTGGTTCTCGGGCCAAAGCGCTTTACCGATCTGCGCGCCGGCCTGCCGACCATCAGCCCGAACGTGCTCACGCAGCGTCTCGACGAGCTGGAGCTGGCAGCCGTCGTACGTCGGCGTCAGCTGCCGCCGCCGGCGGGCGTGTGGGTGTACGAGCTGACCGAATGGGGACAGGAACTGGGTCCGATCATGATGGAGTTAGGGCGCTGGGGCGCTCGCTCGCCGACGCTGCCACGCGATTTACCGATGAGCATCGATTCGCTGATCCTGTCGTTCAGAACGATGTTCGACGAGGACGCAGCGGCCGGACTCGACGCCCGTTATGAACTGCGAATGGGCGCGTACCGCTTTGATGCGCGGATCGACGACGGCCAGTTGGCGATCGGGCGCGGCAACGCGGACCAACCCGATGCGATTATCGAAAGCGATCCGGACACGCTTGCTGCAATCGCTTACGGTGGACGTAAGCTCGACGAAGCGCTGCGCGCGGGCGATGTTCAGATCGAAGGCAACAAGGCGGCGGTGAAACGTTTTCTGTCGCTCTTCACATTGCCGGAGCCGGCTGCGCCGAGCGAGCGTGCGCAGCTGGATGCGGCGAACGGTTAG